Sequence from the Capsicum annuum cultivar UCD-10X-F1 unplaced genomic scaffold, UCD10Xv1.1 ctg4066, whole genome shotgun sequence genome:
TATTACACAACAACAAATAAGACAACTCTAAATTACAAATAAGAGAGAATTCTAAATTATTATAGTAATATTTTTGTACGTAAGTTTGCCTCTTATTAAAACTCGTTGGGTTCATAGTACATAAACGAAGTGTGACTgaaaaaaatggagagaaaaatggtggaagaaaGGAGATATCAATTTAGAAGGTAcactcccaaattggaaagtccactaattctccaacattggtgggagaaggaaactttgtAGTGTTTATAGTAATGATCACTTACTCTACacgataagtgaggcaagaaaatacAGATGCCTCGcaccgtcgtcgtcgtcgctcgcttgcTCAACtcggcttcgaatttggatttggatttggcaaatgatcgatcgatgagatctatctttttggacaaattttatttgatgagCCGAATTTACCAAACAATAAAGCGCAGCAATGTGTTTTGATTCTCCATTTATATATGTATGCAGTTTTTCGAAAAAGTGCAGTGctgaaactgaactgatgcaTTGTATCTGCAAACAGATGCATTGTTCCGATGAACGGATGCACTGTTACAGTAAACAAATGCACTGTTTCAGCAAACTGATGCAATGTTTCGATGAAATGACACAATGTTTTACACTAACTAGTATGTATTGTTTCAGCAAAATAATGCACTGTTTTAAGtaaacagacatgcattttcagaaaaGTCGCACACCTTTAAATTGAACAAATGTCACCTTTCTGAAGGTATCTTGTGgttatataaacctggtttcatccacaggttttgatatagaaattttcagattatacaactcttcttctcttcaaaatactctttgtgatcaatcaaactgttgagtgcaTTCGAAGAATCCGACTATTTGAGGTACCGTTATAGTCgaattgaaggtcattttatcctaaGAGGAAAAATTCTACAACTTCGGGTACAGTGAGagggattatttccttaagaaaactCTGTGAATTCGGATGACTTAGCCTTATTCATTTCTATTGCatctatttttttgaaaaataaaataaacctcttgaaaagatcattttgatcttgtgttgagggtatttgatatacttcattgtgttcttatttataaacttgaactagttgaaATTATTGTTCTgctatacagattctgcatatcTGAACATATTGTGGAAATAAGAAAACTTAGCTTTAGGCGGAGAAAGAAAGCAGCGTGAAGGCGGCATTAATCAAAAAGTGGAGAAAGAAACTTCACGGCGTTCatcaaaaagggaagaaagaaagcTGACATTAACATAAGGCAGCTTGCAACAGTGAGCTCGACTTACAGAGCATAACTTTATACAAGCATTTTCAAATACCGTATACCAACTTACGAGTAGAATGAAAAAAGAGCATTGAATTtagcacaaagggaagatttagggCCGTTTGCCCGtcgaaattttttttcttttttccggaattttttttcggagttggaaattgtgatgtttggtcatgaaaattcaaaaaataattccgaaaattttttctcaaaagagaaaacaagtttttattgttttcacaattttccaacttcaattctaacttttattattattatatataaccccaatcttttaaatttttacataaaattctccttataacattattttttcaatattatgtatatagcagttttaaagaataagataattataatttcaaacttaatgctatcctaattaatatatatctctttttctctctcatcattatttttattccttatttaagacattattttactgttaatttatatttatacccataaatatataaaatattatatttataatagaaatatacaaagtatgttatatataaagtttataccatgtatataccatatacacacatatataaatatacaaaatattaagaaacatattaatcatatttatatatttatgatatatgatataatataccataaatatgcaaagtatgttttacatagaaataatttattcacacacaatAAAATCTtttatgtataagaaaattaaagaaataaattagcggtaccctaaaatttaataactcatcattttttattttttaagaacgaaaaatgaagaaaataaattaactaaatttgtttgaaagataatatttgttacctaaaaaaaagaaagcagtgatctgttaatatatcattcatattaaaattttcaaatatgagaaaacgactattaatgtaaatattatatatgtcataattgaaaatcattaaatataattgaaattcattaaatatgaccatgtatatgtaattatttttataatagtgattgtgttcttttttattttactagttTGTAAAAATTAgaacataaaatcatatttaaaaaagttttttcaaaagtaaaaaaaaaattcaaattcaaactccaatttcaacttcgaaaaattttagttttcacgGCCAAACGACTACTTAATGTCcagggaaaaaattaaattaattcaagCATACAACGATTACATTCTGAGTCCTTTTCTTGAGCCgggatctatcgaaaacagctTCTTTACTTCTTTGGATGTAGTGGTATGAACTACGTACATgctaccctcccagaccccactatgcgGGAAtatactgaatttgttgttgtataCAACGATTACAAGCATTTTTTAAATACTGTATACCAACTTACGagtagaatgaaaaaaaaaaaaaaaaaaagcattgaATTTAGCACAAAGGAAACATTTAATGTCCtgggaaaaaattaaattaattcaagCATACAACGATTCAAAAACATGATTTAATGGTAAAAAGGGAATTAACAGGATTCAAGTAGCCATAACGTGTATCAATCAATAAACATAAAAGATAAAACTCGGGACATGAGATGTGTTGAATGAAAGCTCAGAGCAACCTACAGTTTTCAACATATCAATAATTACGAACAGAATACAAGTTTAACTTCATGTCACAGGCTAAAAGCCCCAGCATCCCCGCCATGTTCTTGGCGGTACAACAAGAAATGAGGTAGTAGGTATAGCTTAAGAGGAAGGGACAACTCACAGTTAATCATAGGCAGATTACAGTTCATTGTTTGCATGACAATGAAGACTCTTGACAACAGAAATATAGTTACACAATACTACTTTTATCACCATTTCTATAGGTCCTCCATCTCTTCTACAGACGTCCATGAAAGATAACTGCAATCACTTCAGAGAGAATTTAGAACCCAATAGTGAATCCTCCTTTTCTTAAGAAAGTGTTGAAGCTGGTTATTGGCTCAAATAGGGCATTGCGTTGGAAATAGTTAAAATCAAGATTATCAAGTGTGATAAATATCAAAAAGAACGGAGGAAGGACGATCAAGACTACAGTCCCCCAGCAGACCAGTAGCACCCAACAACCATTGATCTAAACACATATTATTAGACATATGAACTACTAATAAAATTCCACCACAGGACAAGGCTAGAGTCCTCCAGCAGACTAGCTAAGTTGCTCGGAATCTCTCCCAAAATGTGGTCGCACCTGTGTCAGACCCTCCAAAAATGCTCTACTTATGAAGGATACGACACacaatgacatttttgaagagttcaatACATTGATCTAAATACAGATAATACATTCTCAAACTCCTAAtcaaattccaccaaagaacaaGTCCGCAGAAAACATAGACCGTTGGGTTactcatatcatatcaaatacaCACGACAACCTTTCAATACCATAATTCTGCTATCTACTACAATATCTACTGAACAACCTATACAACTTACTAGAAACTTAGCTCAAATGTATGTCATAAAAACAGAATACATTACCAACTCATCATCCATTAAAACAGAAGGTTACCGCTTCACCAACTAGCTTAAAATCAAACTACTATGATGAGGTCTTACATTTCACAATATCGAGGtctaaaaacatcaaatagaATCTGCAATAGCAGAGCATGTTTCAGGCTACATACTAGGCATCTCAGTGTATTTATATAGGCTAAAAGTCTTTCTTCAGATTGTAAATTAAAGAGCCCCggcaatataataaaaaagacaaTAGAACTTAACAACAAAACGACAAACATTAGATTAAAAAGACATAAATGGCTCAAACTAAGGTGCAATACTAGCAAAACAGGAGTCTATAAGCTCCTCGACATTACATGCTCTTACACTTTCCCGAATATCTCAAACatcaaaactaaaactttaaCAAATACTGTTCGGAAACAAAACAACAGATCATACTAACAGTATCATCTAATCGAACAAACTGAATCCCATATCGTCATCACTTTCTTCCTTTGGCTCCTCCTGTACACATTTCAACAAACAACCACACTCAATCAGTATAAATATGCAGTCAAAAACAGATTTTGAATATCGAAAACAGAAATACGCAATTACCTTCTTCTCCTCAGCAGCAGGAGCAGCTGCAGCTGCACCACCAGCAGCGGCACCACCGACGGGTGCAGCAACGGCGGCAGCACCACCGCCACCAGCACCAACGTTCACGATGAGATCTGAGAGGTTTCTCTTCTCAGCAAGCTTGGCGAACAAGAGAGGCCAGTATCGCTCCACAGCGACACCTGCTGCTTTTACAATAGCAGAAATCTTCTCAGCCTATTAACaaccaaacaaaaacaaaatcaatacttcacaaaatgattaaaaaaaaaaaaaaccgaaTAACACTCATTTAAGGCTAAAAAACGTACAGTGACTGGGATATCCTCGTCGTGGAGGATCAAACAAGCGTAGGTACAAGCTAATTCTCCGCACGACATTTTCTACTCAATCGAATTACCTGTGTGTGAGAAAATGAGTAATACGGATACAGATGAACTTGTAATGCTACAGTATAATGGGTTAGGGTTTGTACCTTAATGCAAGAAAATGGAGGTCGGCTGCTTCAGCTGCTgttactgagttctaaactgcTAGGGTTTCTAGATTTGAGAGGGTTATAAAGTGGAGAAACACAGAGGTAGCAGGGTTTTGAGGGcccaattttgaaaaatgaagCCCAATTACCATTGGGCCTATTAGTTCCCCTATATTTATTTGGGCCAAGAAGGATGCAAACCAGGAAATTACGCCTAGAGTGTCCAAAGTGTTCGGTATTGAATATTTGTCCCCAATTAATAAAGGATTTCAAACATTTCCCGATATGAAAAAACTTGTGGTCAATTGAAACAGATCCATTGTCTTGAAATGTCTTGAACGTCTATTTTATGATCAAAAGTTAAAACTTATGTTTAATGGGCAACATGCTAAGGACTAACTTTTGCCTATAAGGCAGAACCTTCAGCCAATTGAGCAGGTTCATTATCTTGAAATGTCTGACGTTTGTCTTGTGGCTAAAAGTTAGTACTTATGTTTGATGAGTGACATTTTTAACTTTTGCCTATAAAACAAAATCTCTGATCAATTGCATAAGTTCATTATcttaaaatatcttaaacatttATCTTATGGAcaaatttaaaacatatgctttataGAAAAGAATTGTTATCGAGGTCAAAAAATTAAGACCATCACTTAAAGAGGACATTTTTATAAGACTTCTATTGTGGGAACAAAATATCAAACCTAACCGATATTAGATCTATTTCTCATCTTGACCCGACGCAAACCTTGTCTATTTCTCATCTTGACCCGACGCAAACCTTGTGTTAGCTCAATCCAATAAAATTCAATGAAATGCATGTACAGTAATGAATAACTTCAAATTAAATTCTGATAAAAGTTGTATAGAACTTCAATAAGGATTTGCACTTACTTTTAAATAAAGTACAAATAATCCTTCTCTCTTTGCATttgtgaaaaatatattatttatttttgctttttatattattttttgtcataatcttatttatttttcttgaaggCACTAGTAAATGCAAAATTTTATATACACATAATTCAGACCTTTTATAAC
This genomic interval carries:
- the LOC107839955 gene encoding 60S acidic ribosomal protein P1, which gives rise to MSCGELACTYACLILHDEDIPVTAEKISAIVKAAGVAVERYWPLLFAKLAEKRNLSDLIVNVGAGGGGAAAVAAPVGGAAAGGAAAAAPAAEEKKEEPKEESDDDMGFSLFD